The Paroedura picta isolate Pp20150507F chromosome 2, Ppicta_v3.0, whole genome shotgun sequence sequence AAAACATAATAATCCATGAGTAACATTTTAAACTGAACTCACAAGAAATAGAAATTTTTAGGTATCAGTAATAATATCTGAACAGTTAGATATAGATACAGGCAGATACTGTCTTCTACCTTCAGTGGCTACTGGTTCAGGATTTGGTTTATTGGATTTGTAGAACCATCCCTCTTGGCAGAGCCATCTTGGGGCGGTATACAACAGTTTAAAaccaaaaatataataaataaaattaaattacttAAAACTTACAAACAATCACAGAACAGCAGTCAGTATTTTTCCATTCCCAAGTTTGATCCAACACTCGTTCAATCTGcagtgcattgggggggggggaactcctgGCCCTGAGGAACAGTGAGGTCGGACAGGGCCtgtatctcctctgggagctcatttcaccaggtggggccaagacTGGGAAGACCCTGGCACTGGTCAATTCCGGGTGagcctcttttgggccaggggtcACTAGCCTGTTGGACATGATGGAGCTCAGTGCTCTTCGGGGAGTATATtcggagaggcagtccctcagatatgctaggTCCGGACCGCAAATGACCTAAGGAAGATCTTAGTTCTCGGTTAAACTTTGTGAGGCTTTGATGCATTTTCTGCCACTCTCcttatctcccccacccccgtcgGCAAGGTAGGGCAATAAGCTACTCATCGTGCAATCCGCGGGTATATGTTTCACAGAGTTGGCATGTATTGTCTTTAAAAGCACttcattctaaaagagaaaatatttcataagatTTTTAGTACTCTTCcaaatttccattttttccatcagaaaaaaaCCTCAGAAAAAACACCCCCAACATGTTTTCTCCCCCTGaatttttcctctccctccccaccctgggCATTTACATATCTTAAAATACATGCTTTATTctaacactaggggcaaagcccattgtatccaagaatacaacgggcgctagagcttggcagtgggaagaggaaggggaggagttgtccagtcggtaagggcatggggttgaatgtgtgtgttgtgtgggaggttctggtggcaaatgagggtatggatgTGGACAtatggtgtcaagaacctgtggtgtggaatgttcgttgagtgtgggagaggactgacccttgggaattgtggcatagtggttacagatgagctttccagagccgtgtcttcagatatgtgaagggaaaatcagactggatactcttcttaggggaagattacatggcaactgaTTCCTCTcggttctgcgtcatttcctttcttgtgtgaattaggccacagacaccgaaatgtccccctgccctaatacacatagggtagtcacagtacacagatgtccaccctgtagagaggcagtttggtgtagtggttaggagtgtggacttctaatctggcatgctgggttcgattctgcgctcccccacatccaaccagctgggtgaccttgggctcgccacggcactgataaaactgttctgaccaggcagtgatatcagggctctctcagcctcacccaccccacagggtgtctgttgtggggagaggaatgggaaggtgactgtaagctgctttgagcctccttcgggtagagaaaagcggcatataagaatcttcttcttcttcgtctttttCGTCGTCTTCGTTCTGTCTCCATTTTATCACTGttaataaaatattatgtgcccacatgctactttcatggttgctccttagaagaactggatttttgtaccctgttgtttactacccaaaggagcctcaaagcggtttacaaacaccttttccctttgtctccccacaatagacaacctgtgaagagtgtggggctgtgagaggtctgagagaactgggagtgggccgcagtgacccagcaggcctcaggtgtctcaaagcattttccaatcgtcttcccttcctctccccataacagactccccatgagggaggtggggtagagagcctcacatggaagctgacaaccctaaaaggaagtctctctgtgcacagcagtcttgaccttagtaaggttttttaaactgattttttatttgccaggccaaagttgAAAAAGTAACTTTGATTCCCATATCTCTATAGCCGTTCACTGTTCACAGTTTCAGGCTatcaatattctttatttagaccttcctgcactttccagactcacaggactgatgctggtctgcctgtctgcaccccagaataaaaacagttgctggtaagggctggccatagcccatagtccaggagggacacacctgcaccactccctcccaactggaggcaaaaatggctggactctgaggcattgtacgattttgaagtcccaccaccaaacctccaggaatatttccaacccagggtagCCAACATCCAGTTGCGGCCAGGaggactcctggaattacaggtcatctgcagagtataaagatcagctccccagacagaaagggctactttggactgagttgtgatagagaagaaacatttaaggcctcccacacaggttgttgttaaattgaaagacttgaggcctactgcacagggttgttgtgcagatgaaaaaggagacaaaagaacctccacaacaacatccagtttcgcctgcagaataatgctgtgcagtggcctcaaatctgcagagtgttGCATAGAAGAAAGAGACATGGCTTGGCTAACCCGcagtcagagcagtattttaagtgagaaggggcttttctgtggcctccctgtcagccaactgtttggcagaaggggaaagcccccccctcaaaaaaaatgcCCACTCCCATGCCCTCAGGTTCcactgcgttgctcttggaaatgccggCCAGGGGCTGTTAAAAGCTCCTTTGCAACagtcctgaagggaggggggagagagaacactctgcagcctcctgccagctctgtcagggttctgaggcaaagttacagttggacatgacagtcaggacagccttggggcaaaaagggctggcgcagcctgtacaagcctgttctcatcccccctggcagccctactgacctcctctccctgtggtggtgaggggcagactggcagcaatgtctccagattgcccctgggtgggcgggccctgtcagaactttggcttcacgcctcccagctggctggaactttggtctgtcctggtgagggcccaattggactggccctgcccactctccgcccactcaggccttagctttttatgtttatacagcgacagctgtataaagattgaACTCTACAGTTTGGTGTAAAAATAATTGCCTTTGGCTGGATCAGGCCCCTATTTCTGCAGCCCTTGGGCTTAAAAGATATTTATTCTGAACATCAGAATGGCCTGAACATCTATAActgtacaacaaaaattgagtccaatagcacctttaagacccacaaagatttattcaaggtgtgagattttgagtgcatgttggactctatttttgttgtgctacttcagaccaacatgactacccatttgaatctatctataACTGTAGACTGCTTTAAACTAAGTGCATGCAcacctggttagtacttggctcAGAGAAATTACTTGGACTTCTACGTCAATTACGGAAAGCTTTCCAGGGCAGACAGACTTAAGCTTAATGACCAACACTCAGGGGCCTACCTGTATCATTTGAAATGTTGTGTGTATTTTGCTTGAGAGAAAGACCTGATCGTTAAGCATGAGGCATTATTTACGACTCCACCTCCACACATATCCTGCTCAGGAATGAAAGTCTCTGGATGGCCTTTAAGAAGTCAGTTTCTCAGGCTTATCTTATCCCTCAGGGTTACTAAAACAACGAATTAGAACAACAGGTTGTAATCCTATAAAACTTTAAAGTCAGAAGAAATAGCAGATTTAATAAGAATGGTTgcggtttttaaaaaatctttccccGAACAAGCTCAAGGCAGCCTACATAGCAGTTTCTCCTGTATTTTATCCGATCAGGCCTTTCGCGTCCTGAGCCCGTAGGATAACACACTTTTAGTGCACTTTAGAAgccgattttcctgttccgcacaggaaaatccagcagcaaaaagacCTAAAGACctaattatccaatgtgtgccgAATGAGCCCCGTCTGCCACTCATCCGTTGCTGATGGGATTGCCGACGTGCACCACCGTCCCCTCCTCGCAGGAGAAAGGGCGGGGGACTAAGAATTGGGGAAAGAGAAGCCACCCTTTATCGAAACCCGTTTATTCTGCTGCCGTGGAAACGGCTTGGCTGCGCTCCCCGACTGCAGAGAAGCAGCGCGACCAGGAAAGGGCCGGTAGTTTCCGCAGAGGCTCCCTCCGCCGCTCTTCCACcggcatcatcccccccccccgggatagcAACGGCGCGCGGCACAaagccccttcccccaggaaAGAGAGAACTTGCTCAGCCAACGTACCCGTAGCCGCGCCGCTCGCGACACGCTTCCCCCTACCTCAAGCGGGGCTGCCGTTCCACGCTTTGCCACCGCCACGCCCCCTCGGCTTCGGGCGCGCCTATTACACAAAATAGGGGCGGCCTCGCTGCGCCCTCTGAAGCCCCTTTTAGGCCTGGCCTAACGGACCGCGACGATCGTGTCCTCCACTCTAGGGAACTCCAGGTGGTGCCAGGTCGGGAGATCGCGTgaccctttctctctttcctgtcATCCTCCCCGAAGACCCGGAGTAGTACGCTCCAAGAGGTACGGCGTCGCAGTTGGCTCAGGAAACCCGCGTTCGGCGAGACCTTCGCGATTCTCGTGTGTGCCGCGCTGACTGGCAGCTGGCGAGTTCGGGTTGCAGAGCGCTGGTTCCAGGCAGCCAGAGAGGTTGGGAGCGGAGTCGAAGCGCAGCGGCTGAGCGTCAGGTATCTGTTTTTTGGCCTCCGCGTCTCCGGCCTCGCATTGCGCTTTTGGCGGACTCTTGCTCCGAGAGTTCTGCTCGAGAGTTTGACGCGACGAAgggtccctgcccctcctccctccagctgTTGCTTTGCGGTGTGGGTTGGGAAGCGCAACTGGTGGTGCTGGAGTTCAGCCCAGTCAAGTTTGGGGGTTTGGCCCCAGTCCCCTGGTGGGAGGACGCCGGCTGTCAAATG is a genomic window containing:
- the LOC143829876 gene encoding uncharacterized protein LOC143829876 isoform X2, which translates into the protein MLAADASPRRRTASQLASRRSRPSTPRKLRLHWSGRERGKTEVAGGDRHLTAGVLPPGDWGQTPKLDWAELQHHQLRFPTHTAKQQLEGGGAGTLRRVKLSSRTLGARVRQKRNARPETRRPKNRYLTLSRCASTPLPTSLAAWNQRSATRTRQLPVSAAHTRIAKVSPNAGFLSQLRRRTSWSVLLRVFGEDDRKERKGHAISRPGTTWSSLEWRTRSSRSVRPGLKGASEGAARPPLFCVIGAPEAEGAWRWQSVERQPRLSNPEG
- the LOC143829876 gene encoding uncharacterized protein LOC143829876 isoform X1 is translated as MLAADASPRRRTASQLASRRSRPSTPRKLRLHWSGRERGKTEVAGGDRHLTAGVLPPGDWGQTPKLDWAELQHHQLRFPTHTAKQQLEGGGAGTLRRVKLSSRTLGARVRQKRNARPETRRPKNRYLTLSRCASTPLPTSLAAWNQRSATRTRQLPVSAAHTRIAKVSPNAGFLSQLRRRTSWSVLLRVFGEDDRKERKGHAISRPGTTWSSLEWRTRSSRSVRPGLKGASEGAARPPLFCVIGAPEAEGAWRWQSVERQPRLRYFGHLMRRKDPLKKSLMLGAIEGKRRRERQRMRWLDGVTEAVGANLNGLRGMVENRKAWRIIVHGVAMGWT